The following proteins are co-located in the Patescibacteria group bacterium genome:
- a CDS encoding ABC transporter ATP-binding protein, which yields MISLLKSYKALVTLVIALALGQQMLNLIVPKIISKAINTFALGVFSMPTILTEFAVVAGGIFILGALLAVFQTYVSEKVARDLRNQLASKVSRQDFLYVQRKTPGILLTNFSSDIDAVKQFVSQAVPTVLSSLFVIIGAAYFLLSINWQLGLAVLSIVPLIGTALFGLFGFIRPLFKKGQEVIDKLNSVINESILGAAIIRVLNSQVIEYNRFIKTNTEAKDVGMQILKMFAGLIPLITLIANGAMLVMVLLGGRFIINGTLTIGDFAAFMTYLGILIFPIFMLGFMSNAISRAGVSYARIEEVLKAPEEKEGGDDVVNFKGELSVTDVSLAYETKTILKNATFHVHPNTKTAIIGPTAAGKTQLLYLLSGLTKPDAGTIAYDSKPMFDYDQKQLRQHLGIVFQDSVLFNLTLRENIAFGQNVGERDLQLAIETAELGDFVNSLEHGLDTLVSERGTNLSGGQKQRIMLARALAHAPNILFLDDFTARVDANTERKVLANIENNYPHLTLVSVTQKVTNTEAYDQIILLMEGEILAVGTHTELMKTSPEYVQIVDSQRSTNAYELQS from the coding sequence ATGATTTCCCTCCTCAAGTCCTATAAAGCGCTCGTCACCCTGGTGATTGCCCTCGCCTTGGGTCAGCAGATGCTGAACCTCATTGTCCCAAAGATCATCTCCAAGGCGATTAACACCTTTGCGCTTGGCGTTTTCTCCATGCCAACTATTTTAACGGAGTTTGCGGTGGTAGCTGGCGGCATTTTCATTCTTGGCGCTTTGCTCGCCGTTTTTCAAACGTATGTTAGCGAGAAAGTCGCGCGCGATCTGCGTAACCAGCTGGCCAGTAAAGTTTCTCGCCAGGATTTTTTATACGTCCAGCGCAAGACCCCTGGCATCCTCCTCACGAACTTCTCGTCTGACATTGACGCCGTGAAGCAGTTTGTCTCCCAGGCGGTGCCGACGGTCCTCTCTTCCCTCTTCGTCATTATTGGCGCGGCGTATTTCCTGTTGAGCATTAACTGGCAGCTCGGCCTCGCGGTTCTTTCGATCGTCCCCTTGATCGGCACTGCGCTCTTTGGGCTCTTTGGCTTTATCCGCCCGCTCTTCAAAAAAGGCCAGGAAGTCATCGACAAACTAAACTCCGTGATCAACGAAAGCATCCTGGGTGCGGCGATTATTCGCGTACTGAACTCCCAGGTCATCGAATACAACCGTTTCATCAAAACGAATACGGAAGCCAAAGACGTAGGCATGCAAATTCTCAAAATGTTCGCGGGTTTGATTCCGCTCATTACGCTGATCGCAAACGGTGCCATGCTCGTCATGGTGCTTTTGGGCGGCCGGTTCATTATCAACGGCACGCTAACCATCGGCGACTTTGCGGCGTTCATGACGTACCTAGGCATTCTCATCTTCCCTATCTTCATGCTCGGTTTCATGAGCAATGCCATCTCTCGCGCAGGCGTCTCATATGCACGCATCGAAGAAGTGCTGAAGGCACCAGAAGAAAAAGAAGGCGGTGATGACGTAGTGAATTTTAAGGGCGAGTTATCAGTGACTGATGTATCGCTCGCGTACGAAACAAAAACTATTCTCAAAAATGCTACGTTCCATGTTCACCCAAACACCAAAACGGCGATCATCGGCCCAACAGCTGCCGGTAAGACCCAGTTGCTCTATCTGCTTTCTGGCCTCACAAAACCTGACGCCGGAACCATCGCCTACGACAGCAAACCGATGTTTGATTACGACCAAAAACAGCTCCGCCAACATCTCGGCATTGTTTTTCAGGACAGCGTGCTCTTTAACCTCACGCTCCGCGAGAACATCGCCTTTGGCCAAAATGTGGGCGAACGCGATTTGCAGTTGGCTATCGAGACCGCCGAGCTTGGTGATTTCGTGAACTCGCTCGAACATGGCCTCGACACGCTTGTCTCTGAACGCGGCACGAACCTCTCTGGCGGACAGAAACAGCGCATTATGCTCGCTCGCGCCCTGGCCCACGCGCCAAATATCCTGTTCCTCGATGACTTTACCGCGCGCGTCGACGCGAACACTGAACGAAAAGTCCTCGCCAACATTGAAAATAACTACCCGCACCTGACGCTCGTGTCGGTTACTCAAAAAGTGACGAACACAGAAGCCTACGACCAAATCATTCTCCTTATGGAGGGCGAAATTTTGGCAGTTGGGACACATACGGAGCTCATGAAGACCTCGCCGGAGTACGTACAGATTGTTGATTCACAGCGGAGCACCAATGCGTATGAACTACAGTCTTAA
- a CDS encoding ABC transporter ATP-binding protein, with amino-acid sequence MNYSLNKTTGKAKLKFFWPFLKDEKLPMFIALIGILVSSALNLLAPVLIGRAIDTYIAARDLAGLSLVAGQLALVFFGAFIAGYVQTTTMGGVGQRVLYKLRNTIFSKLESLPVAFFNQNKAGDLISRINNDTDKLNQFFSQAIMQFVGNGFMIIGAGISLVSINAKLGLAVLVPALILLVITRVTSGLIKKKNAESLQATGSFSGAVQESLENFKVVVAFNRQDYFHTHLAESNEKNYDAALGAGVANTAFTPIYGLMGNAAQLIAITYGITLVMSGQLTVGLLVSTLTYISRFYDPVRQIASFWASWQSALAAADRIHNILELSSNMETVEITAQASGDAVLEFKGVNFSYPEGKSVLHNVNLAFNAGKTYALVGPTGGGKTTTASLAARLYDPTAGTVFLDGQDIRSYSADERTKRIGFILQDPFLFKGTVRDNVVYGNEKFANMTEEALTKHLEEIGLSKLLTRFDKGLRAEIGNTGGTLSAGQKQILAFMRAILREPKLLILDEATANIDTITEQLLGEALDALPKSTTRIIIAHRLNTIENADEIFFVNSGEIIPAGSLKEAIDMLLHKERTS; translated from the coding sequence ATGAACTACAGTCTTAATAAAACTACCGGTAAAGCCAAACTCAAGTTCTTTTGGCCGTTCTTAAAGGACGAAAAGCTCCCGATGTTTATTGCACTCATCGGCATCCTAGTCAGCTCTGCCTTGAACTTGCTCGCTCCTGTACTCATCGGCCGAGCGATCGACACGTATATAGCGGCGCGTGACTTGGCCGGGCTCTCTCTAGTAGCGGGACAACTGGCGCTCGTATTCTTCGGCGCCTTCATTGCTGGTTATGTTCAAACTACTACCATGGGTGGCGTTGGCCAACGCGTACTCTATAAGTTGCGCAATACTATTTTCAGCAAACTCGAATCTTTGCCTGTCGCGTTCTTTAACCAGAACAAAGCCGGTGATCTTATTTCGCGCATCAACAATGACACGGACAAGCTAAACCAATTCTTTTCCCAAGCCATCATGCAGTTTGTGGGCAATGGCTTCATGATTATTGGCGCCGGTATCTCGCTCGTATCCATCAACGCGAAGCTCGGTCTAGCCGTGCTTGTTCCGGCGCTGATTCTTCTTGTCATTACTCGGGTGACCTCGGGCCTCATCAAAAAGAAGAACGCGGAAAGCTTGCAAGCTACAGGTTCTTTCAGCGGAGCCGTACAGGAGAGTCTAGAAAACTTCAAAGTCGTCGTGGCCTTTAATCGCCAAGACTACTTCCACACCCACTTGGCCGAGTCCAACGAAAAGAACTACGACGCAGCTCTTGGCGCAGGCGTAGCAAACACGGCCTTCACCCCAATCTACGGCCTCATGGGCAACGCTGCGCAGCTAATTGCTATCACGTACGGTATTACGCTCGTCATGTCTGGCCAGTTGACCGTAGGACTACTCGTGAGCACGCTGACTTACATCTCCCGCTTCTATGACCCCGTGCGCCAGATTGCCTCTTTCTGGGCGTCTTGGCAGTCTGCACTAGCCGCAGCTGATCGCATCCATAACATCCTGGAGCTCTCGTCCAACATGGAGACGGTCGAAATCACTGCGCAGGCGTCCGGCGACGCCGTACTCGAGTTCAAGGGTGTTAACTTCAGCTATCCGGAGGGTAAGTCCGTTCTGCACAACGTGAACCTCGCGTTCAACGCCGGAAAAACCTACGCCCTCGTCGGCCCCACTGGTGGAGGTAAGACGACAACCGCCTCCCTCGCCGCACGCCTGTACGACCCGACCGCAGGAACTGTCTTCTTGGACGGCCAGGATATTCGCTCATACTCGGCGGATGAACGAACAAAGCGTATCGGCTTCATTCTCCAGGATCCGTTCCTATTCAAGGGAACTGTGCGGGACAACGTGGTCTACGGCAACGAAAAGTTCGCGAACATGACCGAGGAGGCTCTCACAAAGCACCTCGAAGAGATCGGCCTTTCTAAATTACTGACACGCTTCGACAAAGGTCTACGGGCTGAAATCGGCAACACGGGCGGAACGTTGTCCGCTGGCCAAAAACAAATCCTCGCCTTCATGCGCGCCATTCTCCGCGAACCAAAGCTACTCATTCTCGATGAAGCTACGGCGAACATCGACACCATTACGGAGCAACTCTTAGGCGAAGCACTGGATGCGCTCCCCAAATCAACAACCCGCATCATCATTGCCCACCGTCTTAATACGATCGAGAACGCTGATGAAATCTTCTTCGTCAACAGCGGCGAGATCATCCCCGCCGGTTCGCTCAAGGAAGCGATTGACATGTTGCTTCATAAAGAACGCACGAGCTAA
- a CDS encoding DUF5677 domain-containing protein, translated as MVASLVFDEKYKKLVTTTRETFEPFYKICSSALLELLKVKEKLIEEVRLDRDKEFNEAALLLISRSLQHHESIFILIERGLYGDAFSIARNILSDVSMFYYLHHNPELIPMFIKESDTSYQDDAAFKKAFNEGTIQKNLKVNGHSAPVKSFQLLSKTAHASAWGAQLYGTGDRKDPNVFIAKFEPQFESKKALGLLGIILSVNWDYLNMVLWHRHHNKLDVNSKFWLGIQENVKKLRPLILGLGEKSEEILKGLNGKE; from the coding sequence ATGGTTGCATCTTTAGTCTTTGATGAGAAATATAAAAAGCTGGTCACAACAACTCGTGAAACCTTCGAACCCTTCTATAAAATCTGCTCTTCTGCACTATTAGAACTGCTAAAAGTTAAAGAAAAGCTCATCGAAGAGGTCAGGTTGGATCGAGACAAAGAGTTTAATGAAGCAGCACTGCTGCTTATTAGTCGTTCTCTTCAGCACCACGAAAGCATCTTTATACTCATAGAACGAGGACTCTACGGTGACGCGTTCAGTATCGCTAGAAACATACTTAGTGATGTTTCCATGTTTTATTACCTTCACCACAATCCAGAACTAATACCGATGTTCATCAAAGAAAGCGACACGTCGTACCAAGATGACGCAGCCTTTAAAAAAGCCTTCAACGAAGGAACAATTCAAAAAAATCTTAAAGTCAATGGCCACTCCGCTCCAGTAAAATCCTTTCAGCTGCTGAGTAAAACTGCTCATGCCAGCGCGTGGGGTGCTCAGCTATACGGAACAGGAGACCGAAAAGACCCAAACGTATTTATCGCTAAGTTTGAACCGCAGTTCGAGTCAAAGAAAGCGCTAGGTCTCCTAGGTATTATCCTATCGGTCAACTGGGACTACCTAAATATGGTCCTTTGGCATAGACATCATAATAAGTTGGATGTTAATTCAAAGTTTTGGCTAGGAATTCAAGAAAACGTAAAGAAGTTGCGCCCGCTCATTTTGGGGCTTGGCGAAAAAAGCGAAGAAATACTAAAGGGGCTTAACGGCAAAGAATAA
- a CDS encoding transporter substrate-binding domain-containing protein codes for MAKKKLQVAVTVNQPFILEKNGKYSGFEIELWEMIAKEMGVKFSYTKHAFKELIPLVASKKADVALGAITITEKREKIVDFSHPTFNSGLRILLSKKRSQIDFAGTIRAFVTQGYKQLIKPGLALLVITILFGHLLWLSERAGTTIDPTYFPGVFQAIWLSLSTILGAGDWNGVYTASTWFGRSVLTLEQLANLAVLGLFIGEVTAFITTRKIRLNIEGPNGLKGKTVATVQGTTSEQVLKDLGATVVPVTKIDEAYEKLKKNKVEAVVFDAPVLLYYSLNEGAEWSEVVGELFDPQDYGVMMQDDSPLRKDVNIAILALRESGAYDELYKKWFS; via the coding sequence GTGGCTAAGAAGAAATTACAAGTGGCGGTGACGGTAAACCAGCCGTTCATTCTAGAAAAGAACGGAAAATATTCTGGTTTTGAGATTGAGTTGTGGGAAATGATCGCCAAAGAAATGGGGGTCAAATTTTCCTACACTAAACATGCGTTCAAGGAACTGATTCCCCTCGTTGCAAGCAAAAAAGCAGACGTCGCCCTTGGTGCGATCACCATTACGGAGAAGCGCGAAAAGATTGTTGATTTTTCACACCCTACGTTTAACTCAGGACTACGCATTTTGCTCTCAAAGAAACGCTCGCAGATAGACTTCGCCGGAACTATTCGAGCCTTCGTAACCCAAGGCTACAAACAACTAATAAAACCTGGACTCGCGTTATTGGTCATTACTATTCTGTTCGGCCACCTTTTGTGGCTGAGCGAACGAGCCGGTACAACCATCGACCCAACATATTTCCCGGGAGTTTTTCAAGCAATCTGGCTTTCGTTGAGTACGATTCTCGGGGCTGGCGACTGGAATGGAGTCTACACTGCCAGTACGTGGTTCGGCCGTTCAGTCTTAACCCTGGAACAGCTCGCCAATCTAGCTGTGCTTGGTCTCTTCATTGGAGAAGTTACAGCATTTATTACGACGAGAAAAATCCGCCTCAACATCGAGGGACCGAACGGATTGAAGGGAAAGACCGTCGCAACAGTCCAAGGGACGACGAGCGAACAGGTGCTGAAGGACCTCGGCGCAACTGTTGTACCAGTAACTAAGATTGACGAGGCCTACGAAAAACTCAAAAAGAACAAAGTAGAAGCAGTTGTCTTTGATGCGCCTGTGCTGCTGTACTACTCGTTAAACGAGGGCGCCGAATGGTCTGAAGTCGTGGGTGAATTATTCGATCCCCAAGACTACGGCGTCATGATGCAAGATGACAGCCCACTCCGCAAAGACGTAAACATCGCCATCCTGGCCCTTCGAGAAAGCGGAGCTTACGATGAACTATATAAGAAATGGTTCAGCTAA
- a CDS encoding metal ABC transporter permease: MINFLPADFPLLGLLAGLCVGAVAPVLGMFLTVKRQSLIADTLAHASLSGVAMGIALGVNPIIGAVVCALLAAVIIQRLQRRGGVLSGDAPLAVVMSGGLALAVVILSASGQLDVEALEFLFGDIGQVGAVQLIAIIIASMAVLACLVWSFRGLFLIAFDEDIARAQGMRVDAYNLFLAIATAVVVAVGMQVVGVLLMGALMVIPVLAAQELNLGFKKTTLVAAGVSLLSVFTGLCLSFFLHLATGGTIVLVAIAFFLLGLVVRALRS; the protein is encoded by the coding sequence ATGATTAATTTCTTACCCGCAGATTTTCCCTTACTTGGCCTTTTAGCCGGGCTTTGCGTGGGTGCGGTGGCGCCAGTGCTCGGCATGTTTTTGACGGTCAAGCGTCAGTCTTTGATTGCGGACACCTTGGCGCACGCTTCGCTCTCTGGTGTGGCGATGGGTATCGCCCTGGGCGTGAATCCGATTATTGGCGCGGTAGTCTGCGCGCTCTTGGCTGCCGTCATTATCCAACGCCTTCAGCGGCGTGGCGGTGTGCTGTCCGGCGATGCTCCGCTTGCAGTCGTCATGAGTGGCGGCTTGGCCCTGGCTGTAGTTATTTTGTCCGCCTCGGGCCAGTTAGACGTGGAAGCGCTCGAATTTTTGTTCGGTGATATCGGACAGGTGGGCGCTGTTCAGCTGATTGCTATAATAATTGCTTCGATGGCTGTTCTAGCGTGTCTCGTTTGGTCATTCCGCGGCTTGTTCTTGATTGCCTTCGACGAAGATATCGCCCGCGCTCAGGGGATGCGGGTAGACGCGTATAACTTGTTCCTAGCTATCGCCACCGCAGTGGTGGTAGCCGTGGGCATGCAGGTGGTGGGCGTTCTGCTTATGGGCGCGCTCATGGTTATCCCGGTCCTAGCCGCGCAGGAACTTAATTTGGGCTTCAAAAAGACCACGCTCGTGGCCGCTGGTGTCTCGCTTTTAAGCGTGTTCACAGGCTTGTGTCTATCATTCTTCCTTCATCTGGCAACCGGTGGAACGATTGTACTGGTAGCGATCGCATTCTTCTTGCTTGGTCTGGTTGTTAGGGCGCTTAGGTCTTAG
- a CDS encoding YibE/F family protein, producing MDNSFYARGKVLNISKEGAVNDASGSTMFQDVTLEIQSGAEHGKVVNTEYSTAAASFERQKLHVGEQVVMAKTTDVRGDTYYVLDSFRLPVVGIFLLIFFVLAAFFGRGSGARAVLGLGVSLLVLMVFVVPRIFVGENPILICGLGAAMIAVISILLSHGIKLRSFVALGSTLIALVVAFVLSAIAVKLAALSGGGTEEAVFLQQSVANGLDLQGLLLGAMVIGTLGVLDDVTTAQVASVEEIHNANDRLTAKELYQRGISVGREHIASLVNTLALAYVGASFPIFLLFSMPDNPPLWVLLNTEQIMEEAVRALVGGGALILAVPISTVLAAYIFANRKVTKHNYD from the coding sequence ATGGATAATTCTTTTTATGCCCGTGGGAAGGTGCTGAACATCAGTAAAGAAGGTGCAGTCAACGACGCTAGCGGCTCGACGATGTTCCAAGATGTCACGCTTGAAATCCAAAGCGGTGCTGAGCACGGCAAAGTAGTGAATACCGAGTATTCTACTGCAGCAGCCAGTTTTGAGCGGCAAAAACTTCATGTCGGCGAACAGGTGGTGATGGCTAAGACCACTGACGTGCGCGGTGATACTTACTACGTGCTTGATAGCTTCAGATTGCCTGTTGTCGGCATTTTTCTCCTTATTTTCTTTGTCCTGGCTGCTTTTTTTGGTCGTGGTTCAGGCGCCCGAGCCGTGCTTGGACTTGGTGTCAGTTTGTTAGTGCTGATGGTCTTTGTAGTGCCACGAATATTCGTTGGCGAGAATCCCATTTTAATTTGCGGTTTGGGCGCGGCCATGATTGCGGTGATTTCAATTCTGTTGTCGCACGGGATTAAATTGAGAAGCTTCGTTGCCCTCGGATCGACGTTGATCGCCTTAGTTGTTGCCTTTGTGCTGTCGGCTATTGCCGTGAAACTCGCTGCTTTGTCTGGTGGCGGCACGGAAGAGGCAGTCTTCCTTCAGCAGAGCGTAGCGAACGGTCTTGATCTACAGGGTCTTTTGCTCGGCGCTATGGTTATCGGTACCCTAGGTGTTCTCGACGACGTAACCACGGCACAGGTAGCGTCCGTCGAAGAGATTCACAATGCGAACGATCGACTAACCGCCAAAGAATTGTATCAGCGCGGTATTTCGGTTGGTCGCGAACATATTGCGTCTCTCGTGAACACGCTCGCCCTGGCGTATGTGGGCGCCTCGTTCCCGATCTTTCTTTTGTTCTCGATGCCAGATAACCCACCGCTCTGGGTGCTCTTGAACACGGAACAAATAATGGAAGAAGCTGTGCGCGCGCTCGTGGGCGGGGGAGCTCTAATTCTTGCCGTGCCGATCTCGACTGTCCTCGCGGCTTACATTTTCGCCAACCGCAAAGTTACTAAACACAACTATGATTAA
- a CDS encoding metal ABC transporter ATP-binding protein, whose amino-acid sequence MAKTPAFSIKDLGYSVGGNVILDGVTVDIAEGAYLGVIGPNGGGKTTFLKILLGLIDPSEGSVECKVDRARVGYVPQRANAMGENFPATVDEIIRSGQTPVKKNAKALARAIDAAGVRHLLARRIGTLSGGERQRVLIARALAAEPKVIMLDEPTSAVDVKGQEDFFHFVRELRDKLKLTVILVSHDIDVVAHEVDEVLCLNRHMVCHGPTEEVMHHPHFIHGHK is encoded by the coding sequence ATGGCTAAGACGCCAGCATTTTCTATCAAAGACTTGGGCTATTCTGTGGGCGGCAACGTCATTTTAGACGGCGTCACGGTTGATATCGCTGAAGGCGCTTATCTTGGCGTTATTGGTCCGAACGGGGGAGGCAAAACGACATTTCTTAAAATCCTGCTCGGACTAATTGATCCTAGCGAGGGGTCCGTTGAGTGCAAGGTAGATCGGGCACGCGTGGGGTACGTTCCGCAGCGAGCGAACGCGATGGGCGAGAATTTTCCCGCCACGGTGGATGAGATTATTAGAAGCGGTCAAACGCCGGTTAAGAAAAACGCGAAGGCTCTGGCTCGGGCAATTGACGCCGCGGGCGTTCGACATTTGCTTGCTCGCAGAATCGGCACTTTGTCCGGCGGCGAGCGTCAGCGTGTGCTCATCGCGCGGGCTTTGGCGGCTGAGCCGAAGGTGATTATGCTCGATGAACCCACAAGCGCGGTGGATGTTAAAGGCCAGGAGGATTTCTTTCACTTTGTTCGTGAACTGCGAGATAAGCTCAAGCTAACCGTGATCCTCGTTTCGCATGATATTGATGTAGTCGCCCACGAGGTCGACGAGGTACTTTGCTTGAACCGCCACATGGTGTGTCATGGTCCAACAGAAGAAGTCATGCATCATCCCCACTTTATCCATGGGCACAAATAA
- a CDS encoding phosphoribosyltransferase family protein encodes MESQRFFLGRIIEPFLDAVFPRYCVSCKAEGALLCPSCFAAFDDRVFKVEDNHLTMFAYGNPIIRDLIKAYKYEFDHSAFRILQKLAEPKIETVKSFIGESILVPVPLAPLRLRERGFNQAAAVGSWLATTTGAQMHELLRREETKGHQAERTVEERETAMTRSPFRLASLLLSKEESEEVQVRGSEGGVVLIDDVWTTGSTMKAAERTLKEAGVEHVKFLTLAKG; translated from the coding sequence ATGGAAAGTCAACGATTTTTCTTGGGGCGAATAATTGAACCGTTTTTAGACGCGGTCTTTCCCCGTTATTGTGTTTCGTGCAAAGCGGAGGGCGCACTGCTCTGTCCCTCATGTTTCGCTGCCTTCGACGACCGTGTATTCAAGGTCGAGGACAACCACTTGACCATGTTCGCGTACGGCAACCCCATTATTCGTGACCTTATTAAAGCTTACAAATACGAGTTCGACCATTCCGCGTTTCGTATCCTCCAGAAGCTCGCCGAACCGAAGATAGAAACAGTAAAGTCATTTATTGGCGAGTCGATTCTCGTGCCCGTGCCATTAGCCCCGTTACGTCTGCGTGAGCGTGGATTCAATCAGGCCGCGGCTGTGGGGTCGTGGCTCGCCACGACCACTGGCGCACAAATGCATGAACTACTACGCCGGGAAGAAACAAAAGGCCACCAGGCCGAACGCACGGTGGAAGAACGCGAAACGGCCATGACGCGTAGTCCGTTCAGGCTCGCTTCTCTCCTCCTTTCCAAGGAGGAGTCGGAGGAGGTTCAGGTCAGGGGGTCGGAGGGTGGAGTGGTTCTCATCGACGACGTCTGGACTACCGGTTCCACTATGAAAGCCGCCGAACGGACCTTGAAAGAAGCGGGTGTCGAGCACGTTAAATTTTTGACCCTGGCGAAAGGGTAA
- a CDS encoding DUF87 domain-containing protein, with amino-acid sequence MAFNVEDLKRQPTSAVKTARKLSPQEMKSADERATLEEERSFRRGTVSVRDLIAPAAFEVQSTYLVVGDRFCRTLFVTTYPRYVGIGWGAPIINFKGTIDIGMFVYPVKAEVILKQLRDKVGQIESQIVSDNETGKPRDPIQETALRDVEQLRDDLTQGIEHFFQFAFYVTMYSDTKENLDKRTEEIEAIFGGKLIYSKRGLYQAEQGFNSTLPLCNDELQIPFNMNTSPIASSFPFISSDVSSDNGILYGINRHNNSLILFDRFSLQNANSIVFATSGAGKSYCVKLEILRSMMMGTDVIVIDPEMEYRQLSDAVGGTYVNVSLSSEARINPFDLPRPKGEETSVEDILRSAVITIKGLLRIMIGKPMGEKAVLGFTPEEDSLLDRALLETYAKKDITADLPSMAGITEYPTLSDLVEILEGMEGGENLVARLTKFTSGTFAGLLNSPTTVEMRNQLVIFSVRDLEDELRPMAIYTIVNYIWNVVRSERKKRILTIDEAWWLMQNEDSAKFIFALVKRARKYYLGVTTITQDVNDFLRSQYGQAIVTNSSMQILLKQSPAGIDTIANTFNLTQSEKYLLLEAAIGEGIFFAGQKHAAIKIVASYTEDQIITTNPEQLLKIERAREELQKSLQGEGAKK; translated from the coding sequence ATGGCTTTTAACGTAGAGGATCTAAAACGCCAGCCCACGAGCGCGGTCAAAACAGCTCGCAAGCTTTCGCCCCAAGAAATGAAGTCGGCTGATGAGCGGGCTACTCTTGAGGAAGAGCGGTCTTTTAGGCGAGGCACAGTTAGCGTTCGTGATCTAATTGCGCCAGCGGCTTTCGAAGTCCAATCGACGTACCTAGTAGTGGGCGACAGATTTTGTCGAACCCTCTTTGTTACCACATATCCTCGATACGTTGGTATCGGCTGGGGCGCGCCGATCATTAACTTTAAGGGGACGATCGACATCGGCATGTTTGTGTACCCAGTGAAAGCCGAAGTTATTTTGAAACAACTGCGCGATAAAGTAGGTCAGATCGAATCGCAGATCGTGTCCGATAATGAAACCGGCAAGCCCCGTGATCCTATTCAGGAGACGGCGTTGCGCGACGTAGAGCAACTGCGTGACGACTTAACGCAGGGTATTGAACACTTTTTCCAATTTGCTTTTTACGTGACCATGTATTCGGATACTAAGGAGAACCTCGACAAGAGAACCGAGGAGATCGAGGCTATTTTCGGCGGCAAACTTATCTACTCTAAGCGTGGGCTGTACCAGGCTGAACAAGGTTTCAACTCGACGCTGCCACTCTGTAATGACGAACTGCAGATTCCGTTTAACATGAACACCTCGCCTATCGCGAGCTCGTTTCCGTTCATCTCGTCTGACGTGTCGAGCGATAACGGCATTCTTTACGGCATTAACCGCCACAACAACTCGTTGATTTTGTTCGATCGTTTCTCGCTCCAAAATGCGAACTCGATTGTTTTCGCTACGTCTGGTGCGGGTAAGAGCTATTGCGTTAAACTCGAAATCCTCCGCTCCATGATGATGGGCACGGACGTGATTGTTATTGACCCGGAAATGGAATATCGCCAGCTGTCTGATGCTGTCGGCGGTACGTATGTGAATGTATCGCTGTCGAGTGAAGCGCGCATTAACCCCTTCGATCTCCCGCGACCAAAAGGCGAAGAGACCTCTGTTGAAGACATTCTACGCAGTGCGGTTATTACGATCAAAGGCTTGTTGCGTATCATGATCGGTAAACCGATGGGGGAGAAGGCGGTACTTGGTTTTACGCCAGAGGAAGATTCGCTACTGGACCGAGCACTGCTCGAAACCTACGCGAAAAAAGACATTACTGCTGATTTGCCTAGCATGGCGGGCATAACGGAGTATCCAACCTTGTCTGACCTCGTCGAAATTCTGGAAGGCATGGAAGGCGGTGAGAACCTGGTGGCGCGTTTAACGAAGTTCACTTCAGGAACCTTCGCTGGACTCTTGAACTCGCCCACTACCGTTGAGATGCGCAACCAGCTCGTCATCTTCTCCGTTCGCGATCTTGAAGACGAGCTCCGTCCGATGGCTATTTACACGATTGTTAACTACATCTGGAACGTGGTGCGTTCGGAGCGCAAGAAACGCATTCTGACCATCGACGAAGCCTGGTGGCTCATGCAAAATGAGGACTCGGCCAAGTTTATCTTCGCCCTCGTCAAGCGGGCTCGAAAATACTATCTCGGAGTCACGACAATTACCCAAGACGTGAATGACTTCCTGCGCAGCCAGTACGGCCAGGCCATTGTGACAAACTCGTCCATGCAGATTCTGCTCAAGCAATCACCGGCCGGTATTGATACTATTGCTAACACGTTCAACCTCACTCAGAGCGAAAAGTATTTGTTGCTCGAAGCGGCCATTGGCGAAGGCATTTTCTTTGCCGGCCAGAAGCATGCGGCTATTAAGATTGTCGCGTCTTACACGGAAGATCAAATCATTACGACTAATCCGGAGCAGCTCTTGAAGATCGAGCGCGCTCGTGAAGAATTGCAGAAGTCGCTCCAAGGCGAAGGGGCTAAGAAATAA